The window CAGTACACCccatggcaagaaaatggcagcaAAAAATGCAGTAACAGTCTCTTTAATCATATCTATTTTCAGTATTAGAAACCCTTTAACAGAACCAGTTATTTCTGTAGAATGTATTCCCCTACAATTAACTAATGTGttccaatatatatttaaaaaaaaaaaaaattaacaatgttcACCATCAAAATGTGATTACCAGGGCAAGTTAAAATACATTACccgatacagtgatccctcgctatatcgcgcttcgcggcttcactctatcgcggattttatatgtaagcatatttaaatatatatcgcagattttttgctggttcgcggatttctgaggacaatgggtcttttaatttctggtacatgcttcctcagttggtttgcccagttgatttcatacaagggacgctattggcagatggctgagaagctacccaacttactttctctcgcgctgactttctctaatCCTGACTTAGGGGCTGTtcgcagggggggctgttcgcacacctagacgatacggacgctcgtctaaaaatgctgaaagattatattCACGTTGcaaccttctgtgtgcagctgcttcgtgaagcgacatgctgcacggtgcttcgcatacttaaaagctcaaagggcatgtattgatttttgactttgtttttctctgtctctctctttctctctctctctccctgctcctgatggagggggtgtgagctgccgccttcaacagctttgtaccggcggtgcttcacatacttaaaagccaaacagccctattgatttgtttgctttcctctctgtgctcctgacgcgcactcctttgaagaggaagatatgtttgcattcttttaattgtgagacagaactgtcatctctgtcttgccatggagcacagtttaaacttttgaaaaagagacaaatgtttgtttgcagtgtttgaataacgttcctgtctctctacaacctcctgtgtttctgcgcaaatctgtgacccaagcatgacaatataaaaataaccatataaacatatggtttctacttcgcggattttcttatttcacgggtggctctggaacgaaacccacgcgatggaggagggattactgtataccagtgCTTCTTAAGGTTGTGTGAAAATATTATGAAATGATCTGGAGTTAATGacacaaagtaaaaaatcaaAGATGGACCGGTCTCTCTTCCTATCTGAATTGCTAATACAATACTAATTATCTCTTGTGTTGCTGGACTACCAGAAACTCATGGGTGCTAAGGGTGCACATCTAACATGGAACCTTCATTCTGAACCTAATAAAACAGACACCACTCCACTAGAAAGGTTCTGTTCAAATATGCAGTGGAGAAAACGGCCACATTCAAAGTGAGCACCTCTTTGTTTTAAccaatcattttaaaatacagctcTTCAATTAATGGAGAATGTATCCGTCATGCGAATTTCACATTAGAACCATTGAAGAATTTACAtcttaaaacacattaaatttcAACTCTTTTGCAGTCCtatgtaaattaaatgtttaaacaccACTTGCAACTTCAGCATTTTTGTGTGTGCTAATAATTCATACATGGTGACATTTTTCTTGCAGAAAGTAATAATGAGTATTTCTACACTCCACCAtgttaatatcttaaaataaataactgcagTAGGAATATCTCAATTATAATttaacagttcatttttttttgtttgaaagatCTGGAAAgcaatactttatatttaatcCAACACCTTAACTCATTTACCTTTATAAGCATGGCCAGAGagttttcttcatccatttcttttttcattttttctgcctCCTTTTTCTCTTTCAGAGCCTAAAAAAAGCAATCATCATTAACTTTtccatatatactgtaggtacaCCAGAATTAAACAATTTGATATCCAAATATCcttttaaaacaaatactttgATGGTaaaaaggaagagatttacattGTTGTCCCATAGACATTAAAAAACCCAATTCAGatttttctgtaaatataatTCACATGTAAAATGGTTTAACTTGAATTAATGATTCACATTAGATAACTTATGACCATTTGTCTGTAAAACAGTTCTAAAAAGGTGATATGTATTTATGGTATGTTGCATTATTAACTCTTTAACTGGTACTACTGAACTTAAAAATCAGTACATCATAAATTGCTACAGGCTTTGAAACAGCAGGTCAAAACCTAAtatgtaaggaaaaaaattacaaagtaaactTTAATTAATCCAACTACAAAACATAGCTAGcattaatatattttcttttaacctTGGTACTACCTAAAAATGATGCACATTAGAAAACATATTTGCATACAGAAACAGATTTTAATTCTACACGTGATTTACTAGGCGATATGCGGTTTAAGCACAAATACAGATGGATAATGGCAGCTGTCAAGGTAGAGCACAACATACATAACCAGACAGGTGCCAAGATACATCTCACCATCAcatataatgaaacaaaactaTATTCATTGTGGATTTGGATACTATTTTATCACTAATGTTACACTTTCTGCATACTACTTTAAACGTGCTTTCAGTTGCTAATGAATTACTGTCATCCTCAAGAGCACTTAAAAATTTCAATCTAGATATTCAGCATACTGTAGTACCAAAGTAGTAAAAATCCAGATCATAAATAAGATAACCAGTAGGATGTGTGTTGAGATTTACAATAAGTAAccagaaccatccatccatccattttccaacccgctgaatccgaacacagggtcacgggggtctgctggcgccaatcccagccaacacagggcacaaggcaggaaccaatcccgggcagggtgccaacccaccgcaggcaaccagaaccttttaataaaatattaaatttacttAGCAGAATTTGAAGTGAAAGTGCTGTGCTCAAATTTCTTGGTGGGTGGAGTTAGACTGAGTTACTGATATTTAGTATATTGGTTATTATTTAGTTGAACTTCTATGccgttttaaaaaaatgcaaatacacatacacaccttGCTACAGCAatcacaatgaaaatgtttttagtgaCACTGATTGtaatataaaagacaaacagcGTAAAATGTACacctttctttttcttgcttCTTTCTTCTTTACACTCTCATTAGTGAAAGCTTTAAAGGTTGGGAGCTCTCCGGAGTCTATGCCAGCTTGAATAATATCCCTGATTCGTGGCTCATCCTCATAAGTGGTACACAAAATAGAGTTCATGATGTGATCCATCTCTCCTTCATATCTTATATAGATTGCCTTTATATCAGCTTCTTCCTCTTCGGAACCTTTGTAGTTTTTTTCAAAAGATAAGATATCTTTTGTAGTaatctaaatgtaaaataatacttGATCAATTGAAGGTAGaataaatttaaagtattttcCCCATAAAGACAATGCAGTTATGCAAACTAGTTACTGACATAAGTTAATGACCAAAAACATACTATAAACACATCTCCCAACATTATTTATATGAGCATTACAGACTGTCATAATTGGGAAGACACTGTGATGaacggatttaaaaaaaaaaaacccaccaatatatttagaaaaaaaaaaaaaaatgtataaatataattcaCTTTATGGAATTTACCTTGGGAAACAACAATCTCCAGTAGTCTTCCCAATTTCGATCCTGGCACAGAGTATCTGATTCCTCATCCACAATGCCTTGCTCATCATATATAGCCCTTTGATCCTTGTCACTCAGTACAGCATAAATCTTTCCCAAAGCCTGGCAAAGCGCAAAGAAAACACTGATCAAATAACCATGAACACAGATTGGTAATCTCACtttaccaaaatatttaaaacgtaggtgtgtgtgtggtcaggtggtacattattttaacaaattgctatataaatgtaatgaattattattattataaacaacacATATTCAATAAGcctaattattttttatgattaaaaacaaacattcctCACATAAACCTTGTGCTTTCCACGAAAAGTTAAATTGCTTTATTgttctaataaaaaaaagacttaaatAGTGTACTTATAAAAATGTAGCATACAAGTAATTAAAAGACTAAACACTTTCAACTACATGTAATTTTGTGTTTGGATATATGTTTGTCTGAGTGGGACTGTTTACACTTACAAGTAATGGGTAACATATTTGCAAGATGAATGGCTTTttcaccagcagatgaactcgtATTTTCCATTCGTGTTGTATTTCCTTTATTGTAGAAGCTGAGCAGCAACAAATAAATGTGCTCGGAAAGTGAAAAGTTATACTTATTATACCCAAATATTATGCTTATACTAATTTTCTTTAGCGTGAGAGTACCTTGTTTAATGTGGAATTTAAGTCTAGTGAGTACCAGGATGTGAGCAAAACCTCTTGCAATATTTTTTAAGTTACCTAAAAGTAAAATGAGCTATTTAAATTACAATGCTCTTTGTCCCTACTCACTTTAGCAAGAAAACTAAAACTTCTATTTATTTTGCTTGCTTaactaaagtttattttaaatgtctaCAACGTTGGAGAGTTATAGGCAAGACACCCGAGTCAGTGCTGCAATATCTAGaatatcttttatattttaaagctGGCTACCTTCTCCAAGCACCTTTCAAGTACTTAGTGTTTCCTTTTAAAGTTATCACATGCAAAATGTATAGGGACTGGAACAAGAATTATGATTGTATTAGATTTCATAACTGTTCTGCCATGGGAATGAGTGTGCAATGTAAAAAGTGCATTTACCATAAAGCAAAACATTACAAATTAAAACATGCCATCAACAGTTCCGTAAAGGACTAAATTAAATTGTTCACACTGGCAAATGtggtaaaaaaatcaaataaactgtTCTAGGGAACGGATTATTCCGACTTAGCCATTAGATCATTTCTCACCTGAAATTTCACTGTGGCTTGCTCATCGTTGAGTGCTCTGTCCGGGTGTACTCTGAGAGATACTTTATAATATGCCTTGCGGATATCAGCATCACTTGCTTGTTTGTTAACCCCGAGTACTTCATATAGGTCACTGGTGCCAAAAAGGTCTTTGCAACTCTCCAGGAAACCCATTTTTGTGCGTTGCCTAAAGAAAACAAACCTTTAATGAAGGCTAATCCAAAAATTTATTACAGGTATTATGGTGAATATGTATACactatttttgaaaaagaaaaaaaattacaaagttaaaaaatacCAACCAAGAAAGTAAGATTATTTGCCGAGGATCCTTTAATCAAAAAGTAATGCATGGTGTGCTTGGAAAACTAAACTCTATAAATTGGAATATTGCctatttttcaaatgttgcaCTTGTTTTACACAGCAGATGAGGTGTACTACCAGACTTAAAGAaatcttattttactttctgtAGTATACTGGTAATGCTGCTGAGACTGTCTTTGCTGAATTGATACTTTGGAAGGTAGCTTGGTCATTTTACCAAACACGAGAAATATAGAGCTAGCAACCTGACAAACAtagcaggactctaaagatttgttTACGATCTTCTTGATTTAAACTACTAAACTTACTGCATGCAATTATTAAATGCATGTCGTGTGAAAAGAACTGAATTAGGCTTGACTGAGAGACACCGGTACCTGTGGTTTATTGGCTGTTCACTCAGCCACCCCAATTTAAGAAAATCGCGTTACCGGAGCCCACTCTATTAAAGCGATGACAAGGGTATATTAACCCATTCACGTTCTATTACCACTTATCTTACGTTACCACTGTGGTTCAGTATCTGGAGAATTAAAAGCCTCAAACTTTAATTTTAGTGTCAAACTGAAAAAAGCCGagccaaaatatatatttatttaaacggCCAGcataaaacctttaaaaattgCCGGGACTATTCTTCCAAGGACATTGTTTAAATCTTTAGAACTACCAAGTGGATACTTTTAGATATTCACGCTGCCATCCGTTTTCATACCTAACCAATCTCACTTTAAAAACAGGGTGTTATGTACTACACGACACAAAACGCCTTATAATAAAATCCGCTTTCAGGAATTATTTCAAAAAAGAGCGTCAACTCTGCAGAAGCTTAGTTTTTAACACGTCAATCAAAACGCAAAGACAAAACCAAACCAGCAGAGAAAACATACCCGTTCAGCTGCACAAAGCTTTATTCGGTAACAGTCGTTATTATTGGAGACCCTTCTTCAAAATAACTACACTATTGTGCTGTGCTTTCTTCTTCCTTCTGGTATTTGGCGCGAGACAGACGTCATCGCGCTCGAACGTCTGCGTCCGGTTCAGTTTGCGCGTGCGCGTACTTGTGCTCGTGAGCGCTCGAGTTTAAAAGACTAAAACTGTATAACAGACGCTCGCGAGTGTAGTTAgatcataaatttaaaatgtcttgCAGCAAATTGTTACTGGGGTTCTCCGTGGTTATCTGGTTTACGGGTATAAATATACAAGAATAATTAATTCCATTATGTCTACTAGATTATGATTCATAAGACGTTCAGACAAAAATCAGATAATTTAAACACATCGTCAGGTGCAGtgtaaatccatcaatccattctgTGAACTAGCAAAGCCATAACAACGAAATCAAGGTTTTCCGTGGTATTCAGCCAGTTCTGTTTTTCACTCGCAATCTTAAAGCTTTGACGTTACATAATATTTGGAACACTGGAAACACTGGAACACTGGAAATATCCTGTTTCAAGCCTGGGTGGTCCTCTCCCCTCTTTAGCCCACCACTGGTTAGCTCACATCTCACATCTTCAGGAGACTGggtttaaaatgtaaagaattattattattattattattaaatgctgatatCTCACTGTTTctgtggaggttgcatgttctctttaTGTTCATTTCCTCACTCAtttcaaagatgtgcatattGGGTTAATGGCAACTCTAACGTGGTCCTGTAAGTGTGCAAgattatgtgtgtgagtgtgcactgCTTTGTAATGACTTTCCATTCTTCCTTGTCTACCACACAGATGGAGAAAAGCTCACACTACATCCCCACCCTTacaatttgtgtgtttttcttatatattagtactgtcattttatttttgattgtgacTAAAagagcatgtataaaacaaataggTGATATTCCATTTATCTGGCTTTTGTAATCTAATAGCAAATTGATTTCAGCTTCTCATTCAACACTTGTGCAAGCAATGGCATGATATCCTTACCTTAAGAGCAAGACTTTGATGAGATGAATGGACTTTCTGTATGGAGTTTTGCGCGGCTAGCAAAGAAGCCCTTGGTAAATTTATCTAAGGGAAGAGACCTACAGTGGCCAGTTTTGATTAATTTCACCCCCTTACTTTCTGTTAATTTCCTACTTTCTCTTTTTGTGAATTTCACACActcaactttttatttttaatttcatgcttttatctttaatgaatttcattgtcattttaatcttgtttttgcACATTGTACTTCTGGGCCACTGTAGAAAGACCAGACAATGAGTGATCCAAAAACAGACTGCCATCATAGTTTAAGCTCTGAGAACCCTAACCCCAGAACAAGCATGTCACGGTGCACTGCCAAAGCTTTGGGGGGTGTTTCATTCTTGAATGTTTTGTTCTCTACAGACCCAGCTGTAAGATGCCACTTGGAGCAAACCACCAATGAGGTGAAAGGTGTTAGTCAATTGCAATGCCAGTTGGACCACAGGCTCAGACAGACTCAGACATGACAGGCCTAGCATTGTTCTCTTGGGACATGGAACTTTACCCCTGCAGAGAAGAAGCCTTTGCTTACACCAAAGCTGAAAAACACTGGTAAGTACTATTGTGTGTCAAGTCCTATTAAAATGAACATAGCAGTGCACCTTTCTCTTCTCTGTGTcttcttctttttgatttttattttctcgtatACATAATATAGAGAAAGTATGGGAATCATGAAAATAtttgacctcaagattttgatgagtcttgacgttttagaccttcctgagtccgaaaatatcatttttgaaattatgtgtgTCTATGTGTAAACACGACAACTTGAAAATGCTTTAacctaggtcaatgagattttttacatctgctttatatcaaaaataaggaatcctatcgaCTTTTGGGGTACTTCTAGCAAcctgaagtggtactttaactgaatgcTTCCGCTAATTTTCATGTAATTAGttataattacattttgtgtagttttgtggttataattacagatagatgattcagatattgtgtagatatttataatgataaaaaagaaacagatatgaaatttgagaaaaattactccacccgaaatagtattttatttaaacaaccatccaaatgttttgtatcatggaaatataaatgtgtacatgatattaaaaactgtattcaatataatgcatatactttcaataactattattaattttattttaatttatacatcatcagtttaacaataaggtgtaaacattgaacatgccatgaaaatataaagatgtaatgggaacaataaactGCTATGTCCCcgttgtgttcctggtaatacatttaattttataatatcttttttatttccaccatcattGTCATAGTTAAacgtagctaaatgcagttttacctatatctaatttattgcaacaaatattatatactaCTAACACTGtctctatgtttttaggtgactgtaactctttttattttgcacgtaatctaggtaatgcatatgtaatcatgaaaaaattccaccactgttttcgacctccctaagtgtgaaaatataattttaatataaagtttgattataaacagagataaatgattgtgtatcaatattatcaattagttataatGAGAATAAAGACATataatatttgagaaatattgcgcaactggaagtggttctgatgacatTTTCTTCTagctcagtatacgagaaagtcgaaggGAACACACTCCTGATTTTTAAGGAAAGGATGTCAAGGTGTGTCCTATGCTAGGAGAATTTCCATTCTAGGCAGCTGGGGATTGCATTTTGGAAATGGAAGATGATGCTGTCCTTTTAGCCTCATTTGGTTGTGATCGCTAACTAACATTAGAGTAGTCTGCATCCACCCGATATCAGGTGGCAATTCCTTTAGAATGTATCGCTTATCCTCTGGATTGAGAGGAATACAATTAGGTGATTTAAGCCATTACTGAGGATGTCTCAGGGTGTCTACAACACATGATGTACTAGCATTGCCTTGTGGGAGAAGACCTAGGGCATACTGGATAGATTATAATTTCACCTGTCATTGGAATTCCACAACAGGAgagacacattttaaataaatcacagtgCAAAAAGTCAAACGAATAATATTAAAATCTGTAGCCTTACAATCTTTTCTGAATCAtgtggttttgtttattttgcagttttgatttgtcagtgaaaaaataattttttagtttagtttatataCTGAGATTCTATTTTAAGTTTTTgtactatttattttgatttttttttaaattgtacactGTTTAGACATAACACCTCAACTGAACAGAATACAAATAAGTCTGATGCAGTGAGGCGACTATTTTACTTTTGTCACAGCcccttttattttcatattgtttatttttttttttcttcatgcctTGTGTCATACACATTCACTTGGGAAACTGTTTACAGGCTGAAATAGTGTAATTTCTCAGCCAGACCGGGTGTTGGCACTCTCATCTAATCCTCTCTCCTTTTGTTTCTCTACGGACCAAGTGAAGACTGTACCTCCAAGTAGCGCCACCTCCGAtccacccactgatgacatcactaccaGCACCCTCTGATGCCATCCTAGCTGGTATCCAGAACCCACCTTCTACAGACGTCTCTTCCTTTCCCAGCCTCCCTGATTACACCTGTTCCAGTTCCTGCAGTGCATATACAGGGCAGACCTTCATTGTTAGCTCAGTTCTATTTTGAACTCCGCATTGTAaagatgtgttttctttattttgctgattttttttttgtatacggAGTAGCCATCCCCCAAATTTTTGTGCCTCTGTTCGGTTCCTTATTACACTTGCTACATATCTTCATTAATTAAATATGTTCAAGCCTTTTGAGTAATATTCTTGATATTCAAAAGTTAatttttatgaacgttattgacTTATCTGTTGCCTCGTAAATTAAATGGGGTGGCTGGGCTGGCACCTCAACTCTTTTAGGGAACTCTGCAAGTCACTCTATTCCACAAGGTGCTATATATGAGGTAGGTACTGTGCAGGGGTCTAAATTTGAACTTCATGTTTTCAACAGATTTTACACTTGCTCCCTGAACATGATTTGAACACTATCTTTCATGATGCAATGAACATGATAATGCCAAAACAAATCACTCAGTCTAAATGAAACTTTTTCCCAGTTAATAgcattgtaaaattttaaaagccaATGGATTTTGAACGGAAGTCATTATGGTCCAGGAGATCTTGCTTTACATAGATAATaagtttgcatttttttgcaCACATGTATACCTTAACTGCAGCACAGTCAGGGAAAGAGGTTATGAATTTTTTCAACAAGATAAGATGATAAAATATTAGCCTGCTCTATTTTACTGGTAAAATCACAACTGAGAGATTATGCTGGTAGAGTCATAAGGTAATCACATCAGATCAGGTTTTGTGTCTTCTGCTGCCAGTCTAAAGGAATTATTTTCAGAAACATtcagttttttgtgttgtttttacttaattaaaattaataaaggcTTGCTAGTTGCAGAGATGTTGTGCCCACTCTCTTGTCTTTATGGTCCTTTATTTGGTGGCCACCTATTGTGTCTAGCGTCTGTCCTAGCCTATTCTCTTCAATTATACCATTTATTGTATGctaattgtggaatggaaatgtCTTTGACTTTGTACTTTGCATTGTTACATGTGGTGATATATTGCATAtatgttgataaatattttgtttgtttttatttgtagaatTAGCATTTTACTTGATATAATGTTTAAAGGGCAAGGAAAATGGacaaaccagttttttttttctccacctccAAAACTATAGGAATGCTGGCTTTTATGACTGAATTGCCGGCCACCTGTGACATTCAGGGCCTCAACTATTCCATTGGTGAGTGGTCCAggaaggtgtgtgtgtcaggagctacACATGGACAATAAAGAGAGTGGCTTGCATTGACATGCTCTCTCTATCATGTTGCATAATCACAGAAGAAGACTAGAAGATGACCTGAAGAAAGCAGGCTGCCTGGGCCCGTGCAGATGATGAATGACCAGGAAGAATCAAATTCAACTGTAAGTTATTGCACCATCGGAAATGACACATCCAGCATTATCAGGATGTATTGCCTTGGTTTACAAAGccacattattataattattatatgtcTGATATTTACTTTCACATAATCCTTTAGTAACATTTCACATTTAAGATGCCTTCTCATAGCTGATGCTAGTGTTAATGAATTACTCTTTATATTATATTTGCCCTTAATAGCTTGTaccatcacaaggcactttaCAGAGGAAAGAAATCTGTAATACAGTAGCAAATATATAACAGTCAGTTTcagtcaaaataagaaaaaattataaataactcacatgattcattttttgtttgagtCTGTTTTTCATTTCTGGGTCATGAGCAGATTAAATTTATCCTGGGTAATCCAGAAACTAATCTTGAatgtgatgccagtccattaAAGGGCAAACTAACACTCAAACACCAACCACTCATAAAAAGATAAATCAGCTTTAACAATCAATGTTACCTGCACATCTTTTGGATGAGGAATGAAATCAGAGATCTTAAAAAATGGACATGTGAACAATGGGATTAAATCAGGACTCCACATAGTCCAGGATGAGACAAAAATTCCAACCTACATCcttggagctatgaggcagtTGTAGCACTAACTACCGTGTCGTAGAAAAGATAACAGGATAGTTAAAgtcctcagccatcctgcacagttgTTTTTCTCACTCCTACCTTCTGGCAAATGGTACAGGACCATCTGCACTTGCACAAGTAAATTCAGGGACAATTTCTACCCACAAGTCTTAACATTTCAAAACAGTCAATCATAAAACTTCAAATATTATAATGTAACAAACTCTGCTTGTGTATgtgactgtatgtatatgtattgtgtatattgtggcctgcagagggcactcctgccacccaaacccaatacaggacacaagttcagcacacacgttttatttttttccccatgggaaacaccttcccccgtTTCCTACCAGTACAGCGCAGTTAAAGCATAAGCACATTACACAAAAGCacacttctcttcttcttttttctttctcttcctctatctttctctctcttcgcATTCACTCCTTCTCCTGACTCTGCCTCCCAGAGCTGtggtagctggctccttttatagggcagcCAGAAGTGCTCCACGAGTCCGGTGATGATCTTCTGGTAGCACTTTCGGGTGTTGCAGAAGTGCTGCCCCAAAGGGCTATGCTGTTCCTGCAatgccccctggcggcacccatggaacccaacacgGCTGTACCATGGAGCCCTGTAGGAGTCTGTTGCAACCCGGGGGGCTGTCATCTATCGTTCTGGGGGAGTAAATGCGCCGTATATGCACTCCTTCGACTATAGAGGCATCCTGGCCATgtaagggccccagccatctgcTGTAGTACATACCTACATActtatatatatgcatgtatgtatgtatgtatatactgtatatagatatatatatatatatatatatatatatatatatatatatatatatatatatatatatatatatatatatacaccctaTACCCATATGTACAGTGTGGCCACTAGTGGGTGCCAGAGAGCCACAAACCACAGACATAGCAATGCACCAGatgttaatagaataaaataaataatatttattcctCAGTGCACCTTCATAGACTTCCTCCTCGTAATGTGCCACAATT of the Erpetoichthys calabaricus chromosome 2, fErpCal1.3, whole genome shotgun sequence genome contains:
- the dnajc9 gene encoding dnaJ homolog subfamily C member 9; the protein is MGFLESCKDLFGTSDLYEVLGVNKQASDADIRKAYYKVSLRVHPDRALNDEQATVKFQALGKIYAVLSDKDQRAIYDEQGIVDEESDTLCQDRNWEDYWRLLFPKITTKDILSFEKNYKGSEEEEADIKAIYIRYEGEMDHIMNSILCTTYEDEPRIRDIIQAGIDSGELPTFKAFTNESVKKKEARKRKALKEKKEAEKMKKEMDEENSLAMLIKKKQESRSKEMDSFLSQLEAKYCKKENNASKKKGKKNK